The following proteins are encoded in a genomic region of Pangasianodon hypophthalmus isolate fPanHyp1 chromosome 26, fPanHyp1.pri, whole genome shotgun sequence:
- the cenpk gene encoding centromere protein K, whose protein sequence is MEQEVEAVEAAEAPIHSSGCSEAVRAELLDECEEHFEVLQKLQSEIASADEGSGDGESNEAMNRLNAIMTELEQWQEMEPKLLSTNPEILLAIGKEELQRLNGQLKMVLSYSQAKRDALKDLLQREQVWLEEKKEVLSAVTERVGTLREENEKLSEHSILQDMKRKITKVKDYHGTLMETLSDMLAEHFPLPGQQALGTKKKKGAVPDYGTNLISLSEILEQLTNKTLETPHEPYVTIDDSFWPPYIEMLLRNGIAIRHPEDCNKIRLEIFH, encoded by the exons ATGGAGCAGGAGGTCGAGGCTGTCGAGGCCGCTGAGGCTCCGATCCACTCATCAGGATGTTCTGAGGCAGTGAGAGCTGAGCTGCTGGACGAGTGCGAAGAACACTTTGAGGTCTTACAAAAG CTTCAGAGTGAAATTGCCTCAGCAGATGAAGGGTCCGGTGATGGAGAGTCAAACGAG GCAATGAATCGTTTGAATGCCATCATGACTGAGCTTGAACAGTGGCAAGAAATGGAACCCAAAT TACTGTCAACAAACCCTGAAATTTTATTGGCCATCGGGAAGGAAGAG cTGCAAAGACTCAACGGTCAGCTGAAGATGGTCCTTTCCTACTCCCAAGCAAAGCGAGATGCCCTGAAAGACCTTTTGCAAAG AGAGCAGGTATGGCTGGAAGAGAAGAAGGAGGTACTGAGTGCAGTGACTGAACGAGTCGGCACGTTGCGTGAGGAAAATGAGAAGCTGTCAGAACACAG TATTCTACAGGACATGAAGAGAAAAATCACCAAGGTGAAGGATTATCACGGCACCCTCATGGAGACGCTGAGCGACATGTTAGCCGAGCATTTTCCTCTTCCTGGTCAACAAGCACTTGGCACCAAGAAAAAGAAG GGTGCTGTTCCAGATTATGGAACAAATCTTATCTCACTAAGTGAGATCCTTGAG CaattaacaaacaaaacccTGGAAACTCCTCACGAGCCCTATGTGACGATTGATGACTCCTTCTGGCCGCCGTACATTGAAATGCTACTTCGTAATGGAATTGCAATCAGACACCCAGAGGACTGCAATAAAATCCGTCTGgaaatttttcattaa
- the lbx1b gene encoding transcription factor LBX1b: MNPTSDVMPSAKVNMSKVIREGCEPNPLERLPPPASSNKPLTPFSIADILGKPSGRPSAHLSSPVRVKHRVTSPGSQTSPLCALQELTSKTFRGLELGVLQAAEGRDGLSVFGQRSNPKKRRKSRTAFTHHQIYELEKRFLRQKYLSPVDRDQVAQQLALTNAQVITWFQNRRAKLKRDMEELKADVESARAVGAVPLEETAALAELEGSATESRGHMGTQWSSQITHELQNAHKLRMLRATSSSFSDHTSLTASEDEDMEIDVDD; the protein is encoded by the exons ATGAACCCCACTTCTGACGTCATGCCGTCCGCCAAGGTGAACATGAGCAAGGTGATCCGCGAGGGCTGCGAGCCAAACCCGCTGGAGCGACTTCCGCCTCCCGCGAGCTCTAACAAACCCCTCACGCCTTTCAGCATCGCGGACATTCTCGGTAAACCGAGCGGACGCCCAAGCGCTCACCTGAGTTCACCTGTGCGCGTGAAGCACCGCGTCACGTCGCCCGGGAGCCAGACGTCACCACTGTGCGCCCTGCAGGAGCTGACTAGTAAAACCTTCAGAGGTCTGGAGCTGGGTGTGCTCCAAGCAGCAGAGG GCAGAGATGGACTCAGTGTCTTTGGCCAAAGAAGCAACCCAAAAAAGCGTAGAAAGTCCAGGACTGCGTTCACACACCACCAGATCTACGAGCTGGAGAAACGGTTTCTGCGTCAGAAGTATTTATCCCCCGTGGACCGGGACCAGGTCGCGCAGCAGCTGGCGTTAACCAACGCGCAGGTCATCACCTGGTTCCAGAACCGCCGCGCCAAACTCAAGCGGGACATGGAGGAGCTGAAAGCGGACGTGGAGTCGGCCAGAGCAGTGGGAGCCGTGCCTTTAGAGGAAACAGCCGCACTGGCTGAGCTGGAGGGAAGTGCTACAGAAAGCAGGGGACACATGGGGACACAGTGGTCCTCTCAGATCACACACGAGCTGCAGAACGCGCACAAATTACGCATGTTGCGCGCCACGTCGTCCTCCTTTTCAGACCACACAAGTCTCACTGCCTCTGAAGACGAGGACATGGAAATAGACGTGGATGACTGA